A region of the Sideroxydans lithotrophicus ES-1 genome:
CGCAACATGACAGGCTCAGACTTTCGTCGGTTGACTATCGCCCCGTCCTTTGCGACACTGAATGCATGTTACGTTCATGCAGAAAATTCATTGCCGTGCTGACGCTGCTGTGGCTGCCGATATTTACCGGCAACGCACTGGCGGCCTCGGTGTCGATGCTGTTGCTGCATGGCGGATGCAACGAGACTGCCATGTCGCAAACCATGTCCGATGAAACAATGGACATGGGGGAACACCCTGCGCATCACGATGCGACGCCTGCCCCTGCCGGCGATCACAGCACCTGCGGAGTCTGTCATCTGGCCTGCACCGGTTACCTGAATGTACCCGGCGTTGAAATATCTGCTGTGCACACGGTCGCTCGCGAGATCACCCCCTATCTGGTCGCGTTCGACTCCGTCACTTCCACTCCCCTGCTTCCTCCACCTCTCGTTCGCGCCTGACGCGGGACGAGTCCGTCTGTTGATTCCATAGTCTGACCCTGTCCCGCACCGTTCGGCAGCCGCATGCGGCTGTCCGTGATGCAAATGCAATCGGGATGCGGAACATGAAAATACCTTTATCAGTTTTATCCCTGCTGTGCGCGCTTTGGCTTACACCGGCCATCGCCGCGGAAGGGCAGCTGCACAACGGCGGAGTAAATACCGGGGATTCGGGGGC
Encoded here:
- a CDS encoding DUF2946 domain-containing protein, coding for MLRSCRKFIAVLTLLWLPIFTGNALAASVSMLLLHGGCNETAMSQTMSDETMDMGEHPAHHDATPAPAGDHSTCGVCHLACTGYLNVPGVEISAVHTVAREITPYLVAFDSVTSTPLLPPPLVRA